A genomic segment from Candidatus Methylarchaceae archaeon HK02M2 encodes:
- the panB gene encoding 3-methyl-2-oxobutanoate hydroxymethyltransferase, translated as MKKEKLTIAELFRMKEEKKKITAITAYDYPTALLVDKAGIDIVLVGDTLSMVVLGYDSTLPVTMDEMIHHCKAVKRGVKRSIIVGDMPFMSYNVGKDDAIRNAGRFIKEGGCDVIKLEGGIIIKDIVKAIVESGIPVMGHIGLTPQTDTLSSGYKVKGKEALEAIMIIQDAKILEDAGVFSIVLESIPTEVTKIIAEKIKIPLIGIGAGPDCDGQVLVLYDILGLFDKFEPRFIKKYANLNKEILKALETYKAEIHKGIFPADQHCYNMDKSEFKKLKELIKKSDLDESSF; from the coding sequence ATGAAAAAGGAAAAATTGACGATCGCAGAATTATTTAGAATGAAAGAAGAGAAGAAGAAGATCACAGCTATTACTGCCTATGACTATCCCACTGCTCTTCTAGTAGATAAAGCTGGAATAGACATCGTACTTGTTGGTGACACTCTGAGTATGGTTGTATTAGGATATGATTCTACTTTACCTGTCACGATGGATGAGATGATTCACCATTGTAAAGCTGTAAAAAGAGGAGTAAAACGTTCTATTATCGTAGGCGATATGCCTTTCATGTCATACAATGTGGGAAAAGATGATGCGATCAGAAATGCGGGTCGATTCATAAAAGAAGGAGGTTGTGATGTAATAAAACTTGAAGGTGGAATTATAATTAAAGACATCGTCAAAGCTATAGTTGAATCAGGAATACCCGTGATGGGACATATAGGATTGACCCCGCAGACAGACACCTTGTCGAGTGGTTATAAAGTAAAAGGAAAAGAGGCATTAGAAGCCATTATGATAATTCAAGATGCTAAAATTCTAGAAGATGCTGGTGTCTTCTCTATAGTCCTTGAATCAATACCAACCGAAGTTACAAAGATAATAGCTGAGAAGATAAAGATTCCTCTTATAGGTATAGGCGCTGGTCCAGATTGTGATGGTCAAGTACTAGTTTTATATGATATTCTCGGTTTATTCGATAAATTCGAACCTAGGTTTATAAAAAAGTATGCGAATCTGAATAAAGAGATTCTTAAGGCTTTAGAGACATATAAAGCCGAAATCCATAAAGGTATATTTCCAGCCGACCAACACTGCTATAATATGGACAAATCCGAGTTCAAGAAGCTTAAAGAATTGATAAAAAAAAGTGATTTAGATGAATCATCCTTCTAA
- a CDS encoding pantoate kinase: MEASAFSPSHITGFFKIVDEESEPLLKGSLGAGVSLSKGVKTHVKIKESLSPRLEVIINDKILFSTQLTRYVIDKLLQGDRKYSILVNHEIEVPIGSGFGSSGACNLSLALAINEALGIGLSKIKAAQFAHLAEIEYKTGLGTVLAETYGGFEVRIKAGAPGIGKIEQIPVGNDYSVVCLNLSPISTKKVLDDRNLCKCINESSKGLINSLMEKRSPENFMKLSRIFANSINIFTNGIKNVLNEVDLYGFTCSMAMIGESIFSFTKTNEAKKLARIFYKYARSEKDLIFSSIDRKGARLL, encoded by the coding sequence ATGGAAGCATCAGCTTTCTCTCCATCGCATATAACTGGGTTTTTCAAAATAGTTGATGAAGAATCGGAACCCCTCTTAAAAGGATCACTGGGAGCGGGTGTCTCCTTGAGTAAAGGAGTAAAGACTCATGTGAAGATCAAAGAATCTCTCAGTCCTAGGTTAGAAGTCATTATAAATGATAAAATCTTATTCTCAACTCAACTCACAAGATATGTGATAGATAAGTTACTTCAAGGAGATAGAAAATACTCAATCTTAGTAAATCATGAGATAGAAGTACCTATAGGATCAGGATTCGGGTCTAGCGGAGCATGCAATCTTAGCTTAGCATTAGCCATCAATGAAGCATTAGGTATAGGTCTATCTAAGATTAAGGCTGCACAATTTGCTCACCTTGCAGAGATAGAGTATAAAACTGGATTAGGAACAGTTTTAGCTGAAACATATGGGGGATTTGAAGTCAGGATTAAAGCCGGAGCTCCAGGTATAGGTAAAATAGAGCAAATCCCTGTAGGCAATGATTATTCAGTTGTATGTTTAAACTTAAGCCCAATTTCTACTAAAAAAGTCCTGGATGACAGAAATTTATGTAAGTGCATAAATGAATCTAGCAAAGGTCTAATTAATAGTTTGATGGAGAAGCGCAGTCCTGAAAATTTTATGAAATTGTCAAGGATATTTGCTAATTCGATCAATATTTTTACAAATGGAATCAAGAATGTTTTAAATGAAGTTGATTTATATGGTTTTACTTGTAGTATGGCTATGATAGGAGAGTCGATCTTCTCTTTTACGAAGACTAATGAGGCAAAAAAGCTAGCTAGAATATTTTACAAGTATGCAAGATCTGAAAAAGATTTGATCTTTAGCTCTATCGACAGGAAGGGAGCTAGACTTTTATGA
- a CDS encoding chromosome segregation protein SMC, protein MNSNVKKSTYITKLEISNFKSFGLKTSLKLEEGLNIITGPNGSGKSNILDAIRFCMGENSPKSLRVNKQKFLKSDIPESSNKRTRVLITIDNVNRLISVDSDTVTVSRELKESGESSYFLNGRRVRRDTILKLLDVATISSTGLNIIPQGMITRISELSPDEKRRLIENVIGVSQFDEKKSEAENQLKEADLRLQVALARIGEIKDRVDSLEGERNDQLRLKHLEKEMNWLKSVILSKNLESVKDKIFDQNDLVEKCSNKLNELKSKREKIENQIKSLEQERSDFLSSVLDESGSEHLELQFAIAKLSNEIDRLRTEIEENEITVNRIDDTLPILYKMHDEKLKELGVAEKEVGQLAENLSELNKDKDDTIKELVKIQDRKKRLDTFLSKVNPRYERLKQRIMKKKETVEILSTRIAELEIQKSETSEKLDTLKGKSKSFLDTLSQLKKNLSELQHLKEIEQESLHKVNASLTLLSDQRIRLVREITKAMSTLDKASGAVLKYEAQSSIVETVASYESNFRKLKELAEAGAIGGFIGKLEDLINYEKRYEQAILASAGKWMKAIILKNLNVMLKIAETAKRLKMSRLLIIPLSEVSNIDPITPPPIEGSLGTISDFISTTKDLDDAVNFIFGGTILVSSNKAAFFASSKGYRAVTLNGDIFEPKGSAFETGYIVKLDNLFDLIRDETSFSEVKKASNSLKNIIAKRKSHLKKLNKQSTKLNKKKIKKSLMLERLTTQLTNIKNFLKKYRRLQLTICKKIQKLENKLKRQEKKINRFLSTRTDGFRKIEEYEKKISELNIQSLNEEIIHIDEKKKSFNDLLENFSSQICELITLLTKDKANLENILRPNCERLIKQISQLEKEREEKVISLKEDRLNLKKISENFEELKSKESYLIEANRKSKPILEDYENRLKEIHNARDGCLRSINRIEKEIFFAKKNLESSSETEQRILNELSSLGYCEPSETFDSAEKILSQISLEYSRLKNSVNLLANRNYQEIITSYKNISVRKNQLESERNAIVRFIERVEAEKKHVFISSFEKIDRELRSIFNDLTGGSAWLEIEDSSDIFSSGIFLMTQFPGKTPRESTSISGGEKTVTALAFILSIQSVYPSLFYLFDEIDAHLDAINLEKLADLLKKRSMNSQIILITLKPSMIARSSATYGVYNKNGLSRVVRYKPKVEVMVRSG, encoded by the coding sequence ATGAACTCTAATGTTAAAAAAAGCACATATATAACAAAATTAGAGATATCCAACTTCAAGTCTTTTGGGTTAAAAACTTCTTTAAAACTTGAAGAAGGTCTTAACATAATAACAGGACCAAACGGCTCTGGTAAGAGCAATATCCTCGATGCTATAAGGTTCTGTATGGGAGAGAATAGCCCTAAATCTTTAAGAGTCAACAAACAAAAATTTCTCAAGTCTGATATCCCAGAAAGCTCGAACAAAAGAACAAGAGTACTGATAACGATCGATAATGTCAATAGATTAATATCTGTAGACTCTGATACAGTTACTGTATCAAGGGAACTTAAGGAAAGTGGAGAGAGTTCATATTTTTTAAATGGAAGACGTGTTCGAAGGGATACGATATTAAAGCTTCTCGATGTTGCCACTATATCGTCAACAGGTCTAAATATTATACCCCAAGGAATGATCACTAGAATCTCGGAATTATCGCCCGATGAAAAGCGTAGATTGATCGAAAATGTAATAGGCGTCTCACAATTTGATGAAAAGAAGTCTGAAGCTGAAAATCAACTTAAGGAAGCAGATCTTAGGTTGCAAGTTGCTTTAGCCAGAATAGGTGAAATCAAGGATAGAGTTGACTCCTTGGAGGGTGAAAGGAATGATCAATTGAGGTTAAAGCATTTAGAAAAAGAGATGAATTGGTTAAAATCTGTAATACTATCAAAAAATCTTGAATCAGTGAAAGATAAGATATTCGATCAAAATGATTTAGTTGAAAAATGTTCTAATAAATTAAATGAGTTAAAATCTAAACGAGAAAAAATAGAAAACCAGATTAAATCTTTAGAGCAAGAGCGTAGCGATTTCCTTTCTAGCGTTCTTGACGAATCAGGTTCAGAACATCTAGAGTTACAGTTTGCTATTGCAAAATTATCAAATGAGATCGATAGGTTAAGGACAGAAATAGAAGAGAATGAAATTACAGTGAATAGAATTGATGATACGTTACCTATTCTATATAAAATGCATGATGAAAAGTTAAAGGAGTTAGGAGTTGCAGAGAAGGAAGTCGGACAGTTAGCAGAAAACTTGAGCGAACTGAATAAGGATAAAGACGATACTATTAAAGAACTTGTAAAAATTCAGGATAGAAAGAAAAGGCTGGACACATTCTTATCGAAAGTAAATCCAAGATATGAAAGATTAAAACAAAGGATAATGAAGAAAAAGGAGACTGTCGAGATACTATCCACTAGAATCGCTGAATTGGAGATACAAAAATCAGAGACATCTGAAAAGCTTGATACATTAAAAGGAAAGTCCAAATCCTTCCTCGATACTTTAAGTCAATTAAAAAAGAACCTCTCAGAACTCCAACATCTAAAAGAAATTGAACAAGAATCTTTACATAAAGTTAACGCATCTCTTACCTTATTATCAGATCAGAGAATCAGACTTGTGAGAGAGATTACAAAAGCAATGTCAACTCTAGATAAGGCAAGTGGGGCTGTCCTCAAATATGAAGCGCAAAGCTCCATTGTGGAGACTGTAGCCTCATACGAATCGAATTTTAGAAAATTGAAAGAATTGGCAGAGGCTGGGGCTATTGGAGGTTTTATAGGCAAGCTTGAGGATCTGATTAATTACGAAAAAAGATACGAGCAAGCAATCTTAGCAAGTGCAGGAAAATGGATGAAAGCAATAATATTAAAGAATCTTAATGTAATGCTAAAAATTGCTGAAACAGCAAAAAGGCTAAAGATGAGCAGATTATTGATTATTCCTCTTTCAGAAGTTTCAAACATCGACCCAATAACCCCCCCTCCGATAGAAGGATCATTAGGAACTATCTCGGACTTCATATCCACAACCAAGGATCTAGATGATGCTGTGAACTTTATCTTCGGCGGTACAATTTTGGTAAGCTCAAATAAAGCTGCATTTTTCGCCTCCTCAAAGGGGTATAGGGCAGTTACTTTGAATGGTGACATTTTTGAACCAAAGGGATCTGCCTTTGAAACTGGTTACATTGTAAAATTAGATAATTTATTTGATTTAATTCGTGATGAGACTTCATTTTCAGAAGTAAAGAAGGCATCAAATTCATTAAAAAATATTATCGCAAAAAGAAAATCACATCTGAAAAAACTTAATAAGCAATCTACGAAACTGAATAAGAAAAAAATTAAGAAATCTTTGATGCTTGAACGTTTAACAACTCAACTCACCAATATTAAAAATTTCTTAAAGAAGTATCGAAGACTTCAACTCACGATCTGTAAAAAAATACAAAAGCTTGAAAATAAATTAAAGAGACAAGAGAAAAAGATCAACAGGTTTTTGTCTACTCGCACAGATGGTTTTAGGAAAATAGAGGAATATGAGAAAAAGATTTCTGAACTTAATATTCAGTCTTTGAACGAAGAAATCATACATATTGATGAGAAGAAAAAATCTTTTAATGATCTGTTAGAGAATTTTTCCTCCCAAATCTGTGAATTGATTACTCTTTTAACAAAAGATAAAGCAAATTTAGAAAATATCTTGCGGCCTAATTGTGAGCGTTTGATCAAACAGATATCACAATTAGAGAAAGAAAGAGAAGAGAAAGTAATTTCTCTAAAGGAAGATCGTTTAAACCTTAAAAAAATCTCTGAGAATTTTGAAGAATTAAAGTCCAAGGAATCATACTTAATAGAAGCGAATAGAAAATCAAAACCTATCTTAGAAGATTACGAAAATAGGCTAAAAGAAATTCATAATGCTAGAGATGGTTGCTTACGCTCGATAAACCGAATAGAAAAGGAGATATTCTTTGCTAAAAAAAATTTAGAATCATCATCTGAAACAGAACAAAGAATCTTAAACGAGTTATCTTCTTTAGGTTACTGTGAGCCATCAGAAACCTTTGATAGCGCCGAAAAGATACTCTCACAAATAAGTCTTGAATATTCTCGACTTAAAAATAGCGTAAATCTATTAGCAAATCGTAACTATCAGGAGATAATAACTAGTTATAAGAATATATCTGTAAGAAAGAACCAATTGGAGAGCGAGAGAAACGCAATAGTTCGTTTTATAGAAAGAGTTGAAGCAGAAAAGAAGCATGTTTTTATCAGTTCTTTCGAGAAAATCGATAGAGAGCTAAGATCTATATTTAATGATTTAACAGGTGGATCTGCATGGCTTGAAATAGAAGATTCGAGTGACATCTTTTCGAGCGGCATATTCCTTATGACTCAATTTCCAGGAAAAACTCCAAGAGAGTCGACATCTATCAGTGGTGGGGAGAAGACGGTCACTGCATTGGCATTTATACTATCCATTCAATCTGTATATCCATCTCTTTTTTATCTGTTTGATGAGATAGATGCGCATCTTGATGCCATAAATCTTGAGAAGCTTGCAGATCTTTTAAAGAAAAGATCAATGAATTCTCAGATTATCTTGATTACTTTGAAACCATCTATGATAGCTCGATCATCTGCCACATATGGAGTTTACAATAAAAATGGATTATCTCGAGTTGTCAGATATAAGCCTAAAGTTGAGGTGATGGTTAGAAGTGGTTGA
- a CDS encoding phosphopantothenate/pantothenate synthetase, with translation MKGKIDVPPDHPRAESLRIREILVKFYRLGIVVPEGLIAHGRGEAFDYLLDEKTIEPTYRAIKVAGVALLLAKHPVISVNGNSTALAARELVELAKLTRSKIEVNLFYRSYEREIAIKNVLMNFGAEEVLGVGEKASARIAELSSERRNVDVNGIYSADVVLVPLEDGDRTEALRKMGKSVIAIDLNPLSRTARYASITIVENIIRAIPLIKKEVQKLKIKGKRELWNIIRRFDNEKNLLEYYEYIAKRLTEIKGRGELYP, from the coding sequence ATGAAGGGGAAAATTGACGTCCCCCCAGATCATCCAAGGGCTGAATCTCTAAGGATTCGAGAGATACTCGTTAAATTCTATCGGCTTGGGATCGTTGTCCCTGAAGGATTAATCGCTCATGGAAGGGGTGAAGCCTTTGACTACCTTTTAGACGAAAAAACCATAGAGCCAACCTATAGAGCTATAAAAGTTGCTGGAGTAGCTTTACTTCTAGCTAAGCATCCAGTCATCTCTGTAAATGGAAATTCGACAGCTCTGGCAGCTAGAGAGTTGGTAGAGCTAGCTAAACTTACTAGGAGTAAGATCGAAGTAAACCTATTTTACCGTTCTTATGAGAGAGAAATAGCCATAAAGAACGTTCTAATGAATTTTGGAGCAGAGGAAGTTTTAGGGGTTGGAGAGAAAGCGTCGGCTAGGATAGCAGAGCTCAGTAGTGAGCGAAGAAACGTAGATGTAAATGGTATATACTCTGCTGATGTAGTATTGGTTCCACTAGAAGATGGTGATAGAACAGAAGCTCTTCGTAAGATGGGTAAGAGTGTTATAGCGATTGACCTTAACCCACTTTCACGTACAGCTCGTTACGCTTCTATTACTATTGTTGAAAATATAATTCGCGCAATCCCTCTTATTAAAAAAGAAGTACAAAAACTAAAGATCAAGGGTAAAAGAGAGCTATGGAATATAATCAGAAGGTTTGATAATGAGAAGAACTTATTAGAATACTATGAATATATAGCTAAGAGGTTAACGGAGATTAAAGGAAGAGGTGAACTCTATCCATAA
- a CDS encoding aminopeptidase P family protein, which produces MFIKRRRALIKSAMESGCNVVCAATPQNLFYVTGFWGDGTAVIDQDETTLFTNSLEGERAKLFARNCDVIVSEIGKSLRKMVLDNISTKGKVCFDGVQLPLQIAIKKVLKKDVIFNPDIFYSIRRIKDETEISALARAGQIMDGLLSYALSLIRPKVSERELAAELLSKAISRGCDLPSSPTTQNPIIVASGPNSSFPHGNLTDRKFSEGDIVIIDIVIRFEGYIVDTTRTFAVGKVKDEIKDAYEAVKSAQNKGIKVIKPSVLTGYVDEKVRGIIDEKGYSQFFIHSTGHGVGLDVHESPSLKIGGKEVLQKKEVVTVEPGIYIPNKFGIRIEDTVLVSDKTVPFTKFSKEFLTLG; this is translated from the coding sequence ATGTTCATAAAAAGAAGAAGAGCGTTAATAAAGAGTGCAATGGAAAGTGGTTGTAATGTAGTTTGTGCTGCAACACCTCAAAATCTCTTCTATGTCACTGGTTTTTGGGGAGATGGTACTGCGGTCATAGATCAAGATGAGACAACCTTGTTTACAAACTCATTAGAAGGAGAGAGAGCGAAACTTTTTGCGAGGAATTGTGATGTTATTGTCAGTGAAATCGGAAAGAGTTTAAGAAAAATGGTTTTAGATAATATCTCCACCAAGGGGAAAGTATGCTTTGATGGTGTGCAGTTACCTTTACAGATTGCTATTAAGAAGGTTTTAAAAAAAGATGTTATCTTTAATCCAGATATCTTCTATTCCATAAGAAGGATAAAAGATGAGACGGAGATATCTGCTCTAGCTCGAGCCGGTCAGATAATGGATGGATTGTTAAGCTACGCCCTAAGTTTGATTAGACCTAAAGTAAGCGAGAGGGAGTTGGCTGCCGAACTCTTATCTAAAGCTATTTCACGTGGCTGCGATCTACCATCCTCCCCTACTACTCAGAATCCAATAATAGTTGCCTCAGGACCCAACTCATCTTTCCCTCATGGGAATTTGACAGATAGAAAGTTTTCAGAGGGTGATATTGTTATTATCGATATAGTAATTAGGTTCGAAGGTTACATAGTTGATACTACGAGAACTTTTGCGGTAGGAAAGGTTAAAGATGAAATTAAAGATGCATATGAAGCTGTCAAATCTGCTCAAAATAAAGGTATTAAAGTAATAAAGCCAAGTGTCCTCACTGGATACGTTGATGAAAAAGTAAGAGGGATCATTGATGAAAAAGGATATAGTCAGTTCTTCATTCATAGTACGGGACACGGAGTAGGATTAGATGTTCATGAATCTCCATCTCTCAAGATTGGTGGAAAAGAAGTCCTTCAAAAGAAGGAAGTAGTAACTGTGGAGCCGGGTATTTATATACCAAATAAGTTTGGCATAAGAATAGAGGACACAGTTCTTGTATCAGATAAGACTGTGCCTTTTACAAAGTTTTCGAAGGAGTTTTTAACCTTGGGATAA
- the coaBC gene encoding bifunctional phosphopantothenoylcysteine decarboxylase/phosphopantothenate--cysteine ligase CoaBC, which translates to MNHPSKEIISTKGQELKGRKIALCITGSVSASECPKIARELMRYGAEVIAIFSQKAQEIIHPNLMEWATGNPPITKLTGKIEHVALAGLHKNKVDLVLVSPATANTISKISCGICDTAVTSIVLTALGSKIPVILVPAMHEPLFANPLVRENIKQLVSKDVDFVSPKIEEGKAKIASVDDIVEAVIRRLSNKDMGGIRILVTAGPTLEYIDPIRIITNKSSGKMGVSIAKEAFRRGAEVTLIYGRGTVSPLQCIKVINIETTEELYNSVLYELKVQVYDVLISASAVADFAPTIKYDRKLMSKVESNITLKPLPKLIDKARELHPKIFLVAFKAEYGLPEEELVDKAYELLKASKANLVIANDVSKKGVGFGTDTNEVFIININHDIVHVPLLPKDIIAKKILDMILKERKKFN; encoded by the coding sequence ATGAATCATCCTTCTAAAGAAATCATCAGTACAAAAGGACAAGAGCTTAAGGGTAGAAAAATCGCTTTATGTATAACTGGGAGTGTTTCTGCATCTGAATGTCCTAAAATAGCTAGAGAACTCATGAGGTATGGTGCTGAAGTCATAGCTATATTTTCTCAAAAAGCCCAAGAAATTATACATCCGAACTTAATGGAATGGGCTACTGGAAACCCCCCAATAACAAAATTAACTGGTAAGATTGAGCATGTAGCCTTGGCTGGTTTACATAAAAATAAAGTCGATTTAGTACTAGTCTCCCCAGCTACTGCAAATACGATAAGCAAGATATCTTGTGGTATTTGTGATACAGCCGTCACTAGTATTGTTTTGACAGCACTTGGTTCTAAGATACCTGTCATCTTAGTTCCGGCTATGCATGAACCCCTATTCGCAAATCCACTAGTAAGAGAAAATATCAAGCAACTTGTTTCTAAAGACGTTGATTTCGTAAGTCCAAAAATAGAAGAAGGAAAAGCGAAGATAGCGAGTGTTGATGATATTGTAGAGGCAGTTATCAGAAGATTATCAAATAAGGATATGGGTGGTATTAGAATCTTAGTAACGGCAGGTCCAACTTTAGAGTATATTGACCCAATTAGAATTATAACGAATAAAAGCTCTGGAAAGATGGGAGTTTCAATAGCCAAAGAAGCTTTTAGAAGAGGCGCTGAAGTTACCTTGATTTATGGTCGTGGGACAGTATCTCCTCTTCAATGTATAAAAGTCATAAATATAGAAACTACTGAAGAGTTATATAACTCAGTATTATATGAGCTTAAAGTTCAAGTATACGATGTGCTAATCTCTGCTAGTGCCGTTGCAGATTTCGCCCCCACAATAAAATACGATCGCAAACTTATGAGCAAAGTTGAATCAAATATCACGCTCAAACCTTTGCCAAAATTAATTGATAAGGCAAGAGAGTTACATCCAAAAATATTTTTAGTAGCATTTAAAGCAGAATATGGACTACCAGAAGAAGAACTTGTCGATAAAGCTTATGAGCTTTTAAAGGCATCAAAGGCGAATCTCGTCATAGCAAACGATGTAAGCAAGAAGGGAGTCGGTTTTGGAACTGACACAAATGAGGTTTTCATAATAAATATAAACCATGATATTGTTCATGTTCCACTTTTACCAAAAGATATCATAGCAAAAAAAATACTTGATATGATATTAAAGGAACGTAAAAAATTTAATTAA
- the mfnA gene encoding tyrosine decarboxylase MfnA — translation MDFKGMSKEVVLKLLNEYLHEDMTYNSGRILGSMCTSPHPFAKMVYVKSMEKNLGDLRLFPGTAKLEQEAISMIGSLLSKPDALGYIVSGGTEANLTAMRVARNLLKKDRPEVIVPKSAHFSFDKAADLLGLKLIKVGLNKHYQIDIKAVKGVITKDTVAIVGVAGSTELGVVDPISILSDIALKHGIYLHVDASFGGFVLPFLKDIGYNSPEFDFKLKGVCSITVDPHKMGLAPIPAGGILFRDSDAIRTVSVMAPYLSLGGGTQYTISGTRSGASAVAVWALLKHMGKKGYQKVVKRCMDLTHLVVKEVERSKKVYLVINPTMNVLGLASKSIEPKRLADKLKQRGWAISFTQKYIRLVVMPHLKKKHIIQFLSDLEELA, via the coding sequence TTGGATTTTAAAGGAATGTCGAAAGAAGTTGTTCTAAAATTACTTAACGAATATTTACATGAAGATATGACATACAATTCTGGAAGAATTCTTGGCTCAATGTGTACATCGCCTCACCCCTTTGCGAAGATGGTCTATGTTAAATCTATGGAAAAGAACCTAGGCGATCTACGCCTCTTTCCTGGAACTGCAAAACTTGAGCAAGAAGCTATAAGCATGATAGGATCGTTACTATCAAAACCAGATGCATTGGGGTATATAGTTTCAGGTGGGACAGAAGCGAACTTGACAGCTATGCGTGTTGCAAGAAATTTATTAAAAAAAGATAGACCCGAAGTAATAGTTCCAAAATCAGCTCATTTTTCATTTGATAAAGCTGCAGATTTACTTGGACTTAAATTGATAAAGGTTGGTCTTAACAAACACTACCAAATAGATATAAAAGCTGTAAAGGGCGTCATTACCAAGGATACTGTAGCTATCGTAGGTGTAGCAGGATCGACTGAATTAGGAGTTGTAGATCCAATATCTATTCTCTCAGATATAGCCCTAAAACATGGTATATATCTCCATGTAGATGCATCTTTTGGAGGTTTTGTTCTTCCATTTTTGAAGGATATTGGCTACAATTCTCCAGAATTCGACTTTAAGTTGAAAGGTGTCTGCTCTATAACAGTCGATCCCCATAAGATGGGGCTCGCTCCCATTCCAGCAGGCGGGATACTATTTAGGGATTCAGATGCAATAAGGACTGTAAGTGTAATGGCCCCTTACTTATCACTAGGAGGAGGGACTCAATATACAATTTCAGGCACAAGATCTGGAGCATCGGCTGTGGCTGTTTGGGCTCTTCTTAAACATATGGGGAAAAAGGGATATCAGAAGGTAGTTAAAAGATGTATGGATCTAACTCATCTTGTAGTCAAGGAAGTTGAGAGATCAAAGAAGGTATATTTGGTTATAAATCCAACCATGAATGTCCTTGGGTTGGCTTCGAAATCTATAGAACCTAAAAGATTGGCAGACAAATTAAAGCAAAGGGGATGGGCTATCTCCTTCACTCAGAAATATATACGATTGGTTGTGATGCCCCATCTGAAGAAGAAACATATTATACAATTTTTATCTGATTTAGAAGAATTGGCATAA